The following coding sequences lie in one Helicoverpa zea isolate HzStark_Cry1AcR chromosome 2, ilHelZeax1.1, whole genome shotgun sequence genomic window:
- the LOC124637127 gene encoding putative nuclease HARBI1 gives MTFSFFRSCCVLNNYIPISMAMDIFETLEDEFDEYFDRLTIPRKTPVYRERINYMETLDETDFRARFRLTKKAVMFVYSIIEKAISVPTERNLAIKPINRLLLTLRFYATGSFLTVVGDFSGVSKASASRFVYLVSQAIARLRGLFIKFPSNTEDIQQEFFNIAKFPRLIGAIDCTHVPIKSPGGNNAEEWRNRKSQFSFNVQTVVSAKLRILDIVARWPGAAHDQTIFNNSFIKQRLQNGEFRNCVIVGDRGYENTSYLLTPLQTPMTPAEHLYNESQIRSRNVVERTYGVWKNRFPILSKKILLSVSRVQAVIVACAVLHNIAIDMRDDHFEAIYPVGEPDEHDVVNQSSLENVGDATVRSNLINDYFGSLL, from the exons AtgacattttctttctttcgttCGTGTTGTGTTTTAAacaattatatacctatttcaatGGCAATGGACATTTTTGAGACTCTTGAAGATGAGTTTGATGAATATTTCGATAGACTCACAATACCACGCAAGACTCCAGTGTATCGGGAAAGAATAAACTATATGGAGACATTAGACGAAACGGACTTCAGGGCGCGCTTCAGACTCACTAAGAAAGCTGTGATGTTTGTGTATTCAATTATTGAGAAAGCAATATCTGTCCCTACAGAAAG GAATTTGGCTATAAAGCCAATTAATCGTCTACTGTTAACATTGAGGTTTTACGCGACGGGAAGCTTTCTTACAGTAGTAGGTGATTTCTCTGGTGTAAGCAAAGCTTCTGCCAGTCGCTTTGTCTACCTGGTTTCACAAGCTATTGCACGATTGCGTGGGTTGTTTATCAAATTCCCAAGCAACACTGAAGACATACAGCAAGAGTTTTTCAATATAGCTAAATTCCCAAGGCTTATTGGTGCTATCGATTGTACCCATGTACCCATAAAATCTCCAg gTGGAAACAATGCAGAAGAATGGAGAAACAGGAaatcacaattttcttttaatgtgCAAACTGTAGTGAGTGCAAAGTTAAGGATCTTGGACATAGTGGCTAGATGGCCAGGAGCAGCTCATgatcaaacaatatttaataattcttttataaaGCAACGACTTCAAAATGGAGAATTTAGAAACTGTGTAATTGTTGGTGATAGAGGATATGAAAATACTTCATACCTACTTACTCCACTACAAACTCCTATGACTCCAGCAGAACATCTGTATAATGAATCCCAAATAAGAAGCAGAAATGTAGTAGAAAGAACCTATGGGGTTTGGAAAAACAGATTccctattttatcaaaaaaaattttgctATCTGTATCTCGTGTACAGGCTGTAATAGTGGCATGTGCAGTGTTGCACAATATTGCAATAGATATGCGAGATGACCATTTTGAAGCCATTTACCCCGTGGGTGAGCCAGATGAACACGATGTTGTGAATCAAAGTAGTCTAGAAAATGTGGGGGATGCAACAGTgcgaagtaatttaattaatgattattttggtTCATTACTATAA